In Corvus cornix cornix isolate S_Up_H32 chromosome 4A, ASM73873v5, whole genome shotgun sequence, one genomic interval encodes:
- the MSN gene encoding moesin yields the protein MPKTISVRVTTMDAELEFAIQPNTTGKQLFDQVVKTIGLREVWFFGLQYQDTKGFSTWLKLNKKVTAQDVRKESPLLFKFRAKFYPEDVAEELIQDITQRLFFLQVKEAILNDDIYCPPETAVLLASYAVQSKYGDFNKDVHKSGYLASDKLLPQRVLEQHKLNKDQWEERIQVWHEEHRGMIREDAVLEYLKIAQDLEMYGVNYFSIKNKKGSELWLGVDALGLNIYEQNDRLTPKIGFPWSEIRNISFNDKKFVIKPIDKKAPDFVFYAPRLRINKRILALCMGNHELYMRRRKPDTIEVQQMKAQAREEKHQKQMERALLENEKKKRELAEKEKEKIEREKEELMERLKQIEEQTKKAQQELEEQTRRALELEQERKRAQEEAEKLAKERREAEEAKEALLRASHDQQKTQEQLAAEMAELTARITQLELARQKKESEAQEWQYKAQRVQEDLEKTKEELKTAMSTPHVTEPMHSENEHDDEQDENAAEASAELRSEATIKDRSEEERTTEAEKNERVQKHLKALSSELANARDETKKTANDMIHAENMRLGRDKYKTLRQIRQGNTKQRIDEFESM from the exons atCAGTGTGCGTGTTACCACCATGGATGCTGAGCTGGAGTTTGCCATCCAGCCCAACACCACAGGGAAGCAACTCTTTGATCAG GTTGTCAAGACAATTGGTTTGCGAGAGGTCTGGTTTTTTGGACTTCAGTATCAAGACACCAAGGGTTTCTCAACATGGCTAAAATTGAACAAAAAG GTAACAGCACAGGATGTACGTAAAGAAAGCCCCCTGCTTTTCAAATTCCGGGCTAAGTTCTACCCAGAAGATGTGGCAGAAGAGCTGATCCAGGACATCACACAGcgccttttctttctccaagtgAAGGAGGCAATTCTGAATGATGACATTTATTGTCCTCCAGAAACAGCTGTCCTTCTGGCTTCTTATGCTGTCCAGTCCAAGTATGGAGACTTCAACAAAGATGTGCACAAGTCTGGCTACCTTGCTAGTGATAAACTGCTCCCACAAAG GGTTTTGGAGCAGCACAAGCTTAACAAGGACCAGTGGGAGGAGAGGATCCAGGTGTGGCATGAGGAACATCGAGGAATGATAAG AGAAGATGCTGTCTTGGAGTACCTGAAAATTGCACAGGATCTGGAAATGTACGGCGTGAACTACTTCAGCATTAAGAACAAGAAAGGCTCTGAGCTCTGGCTGGGTGTAGATGCTCTTGGACTCAACATTTATGAGCAGAATGATAG GCTAACACCAAAAATTGGATTCCCTTGGAGTGAGATCAGAAATATCTCATTCAATGACAAGAAATTTGTTATTAAGCCTATTGACAAGAAAGCACCA GACTTTGTATTCTATGCCCCTCGGTTACGGATTAACAAACGAATCTTGGCACTTTGCATGGGGAACCACGAGCTCTACATGCGCAGACGTAAACCAGACACCATTGAGGTGCAGCAGATGAAGGCACAGGCTCGGGAAGAGAAACATCAGAAACAGATGGAAAG AGCCCTGCTGGAGaatgaaaagaagaagagggaattggcagaaaaggagaaggagaagattGAGCGTGAGAAGGAGGAGCTGATGGAGAGACTCAAACAAATTGAGGAGCAAACCAAGAAAGCTCAGCAAG AATTGGAAGAACAGACCCGCAGAGCTCTGGAGCTGGAACAGGAGAGAAAACGAGctcaggaggaagcagagaaactGGCTAAGGAACGTAGAGAAGCAGAAGAGGCAAAGGAGGCCCTATTGAGAGCATCCCATGATCAACAAAAGACCCAAGAACAGTTG gctgctgaAATGGCAGAACTCACAGCTAGGAtcacacagctggagctggccaGGCAGAAGAAAGAGAGCGAGGCACAGGAGTGGCAGTATAAG GCACAGAGGGTGCAGGAGGACCTAGAAAAGACCAAAGAGGAGTTGAAGACTGCCATGAGCACCCCTCATGTCACTGAACCCATGCACTCTGAGAATGAGCATGATGATGAGCAGGATGAGAATGCAGCAGAAGCCAGTGCTGAGTTACGATCAGAGGCCACCATCAAGGACCGCAGTGAGGAGGAGCGCACcactgaagcagagaagaatGAGCGGGTCCAGAAACACTTGAAG GCTCTTTCCTCAGAGCTGGCAAATGCTCGGGATGAAACCAAGAAGACGGCAAATGATATGATCCACGCTGAGAACATGCGTCTAGGCCGAGACAAGTACAAGACCCTCCGTCAGATTCGGCAGGGTAACACCAAGCAGCGCATTGACGAGTTTGAGTCCATGTAA